Proteins encoded in a region of the bacterium genome:
- a CDS encoding SDR family oxidoreductase produces MKVKDGVVVVTGGASGIGKGLAERFQQEGAGHVVVADRDEPGARAVAEAIGGTGVGLDVSQEDAIRSLVSETERAHGGIDLFVSNAGYVTLGGLEAPVEDLQRMWEVHVLAHLYAARAVLPGMIDRGQGYLLNTASAAGLLTQLGSLSYSVTKHAAVALAEWIAITHGRQGIRVSVLCPQAVETAIAANSPDRDRLGGGGMGVAGQDGVIQPEDVNQCVVEALDEERFWVLPHPEVAEYARRKGADVDRWIGGMMRFQERMFGENEQPGDWLMRDR; encoded by the coding sequence AGTCAAGGATGGTGTCGTCGTCGTGACGGGCGGTGCGAGTGGTATCGGCAAGGGGCTGGCCGAGCGCTTCCAGCAGGAGGGTGCGGGGCACGTCGTGGTCGCGGATCGGGATGAACCCGGAGCTCGAGCTGTCGCGGAGGCGATCGGCGGTACGGGCGTCGGCCTCGATGTGTCGCAGGAAGATGCCATTCGTTCCCTCGTCTCGGAGACCGAGCGTGCCCACGGCGGAATCGATCTCTTCGTTTCGAATGCAGGCTACGTCACCCTCGGAGGCCTCGAGGCGCCCGTGGAGGATCTTCAGCGCATGTGGGAAGTGCATGTGTTGGCGCATCTCTACGCAGCGCGAGCCGTCCTTCCGGGAATGATCGACCGCGGCCAAGGCTACTTGCTGAACACCGCATCGGCGGCCGGCCTGCTCACCCAGCTCGGCTCACTTTCGTACTCGGTGACGAAGCACGCAGCCGTCGCGTTGGCCGAGTGGATCGCCATCACTCATGGTCGCCAGGGCATTCGTGTCTCGGTGCTGTGTCCGCAAGCCGTAGAAACGGCCATCGCGGCCAACAGCCCGGATCGCGACAGGCTGGGCGGCGGTGGAATGGGCGTCGCGGGCCAGGATGGCGTGATCCAGCCCGAGGACGTGAACCAATGCGTCGTCGAGGCTCTCGACGAAGAGCGTTTCTGGGTCCTGCCACATCCCGAAGTCGCGGAGTACGCCCGTCGCAAGGGTGCCGACGTGGATCGCTGGATCGGCGGAATGATGCGCTTCCAGGAACGGATGTT